From one Trueperella pyogenes genomic stretch:
- the metX gene encoding homoserine O-acetyltransferase MetX → MMRAPALLHRAGALDHPVIYAKDIMTFNAYLPAYLVGYPPLTAVTDAAPVADFDTGYPPLCRTPLPASGAWREGDDPGERQFANIGPLQLELGGVLPAVTLAYETWGTLNADGTNAILLCHALTGDSHATSQDGHDGWWKDIVGPGKAIDTRRWYVVCPNVLGGCQGSTGPASLAPDGQPWGSRFPEITIRDMCDAEKRLAEHLGVERWALLAGASFGGNRVMEWAASYPDMSGAIAVLVAGAATTAEQIAYQKTQNQAIFLDPAFNGGNYYHLPDGAGPHRGLGLARELAHISYRSPVEFDERFGRSPQEGEDPLAGGRYAVSSYLDHHACKLASRFDANSYLRISQSMITHDIGRGRGGTQAAIARLIMPALVVSVDSDRLFYPAAMAALAEALPGSGPVRTVYSRYGHDGFLIENDQVAAILEEFLGGLNDAAESDVHRAG, encoded by the coding sequence GTGATGCGGGCACCAGCCCTCCTCCACCGGGCGGGTGCCCTTGACCATCCCGTTATCTACGCGAAGGACATCATGACATTCAACGCTTATCTGCCCGCCTACCTCGTCGGCTACCCGCCGCTGACAGCCGTCACCGACGCCGCGCCCGTCGCCGACTTCGACACCGGCTACCCACCCCTATGCCGCACACCGCTACCCGCATCCGGCGCGTGGCGCGAAGGTGATGACCCCGGCGAACGGCAATTTGCCAACATCGGTCCACTCCAGCTCGAGCTCGGCGGTGTGCTGCCCGCTGTCACACTCGCCTACGAAACGTGGGGCACGCTCAATGCGGATGGCACAAACGCCATCCTCCTGTGTCACGCGCTTACAGGCGACTCGCACGCCACCTCACAAGACGGGCACGACGGGTGGTGGAAAGATATCGTCGGGCCCGGAAAGGCGATCGACACCCGGCGCTGGTACGTCGTCTGCCCGAACGTGCTCGGGGGCTGCCAAGGCTCGACCGGGCCGGCCTCGCTCGCCCCGGATGGCCAACCGTGGGGCTCCCGCTTCCCCGAGATCACTATCCGCGACATGTGCGACGCCGAAAAACGGCTAGCCGAGCACCTGGGCGTGGAGCGTTGGGCGCTCTTGGCCGGCGCCTCCTTCGGTGGAAATCGCGTCATGGAGTGGGCCGCCTCCTACCCGGATATGTCTGGCGCAATTGCGGTGCTGGTCGCCGGGGCGGCCACCACCGCCGAACAGATCGCCTACCAAAAGACGCAAAACCAGGCCATCTTTTTGGATCCGGCCTTCAATGGCGGCAACTACTATCATCTGCCCGACGGCGCCGGCCCCCACCGCGGGCTCGGCCTGGCACGCGAACTGGCCCACATCAGCTACCGCAGCCCCGTCGAATTCGACGAACGCTTTGGCCGCTCACCCCAGGAAGGCGAAGATCCCCTAGCCGGAGGGCGCTATGCCGTCTCCTCCTACCTCGACCACCACGCTTGCAAGCTCGCCTCCCGCTTCGACGCAAACTCCTACCTGCGCATCTCGCAGTCGATGATCACGCACGACATCGGGCGTGGCCGCGGTGGGACGCAGGCCGCGATAGCCCGCCTGATCATGCCGGCGCTCGTCGTCTCCGTGGATTCAGACCGACTCTTCTACCCAGCCGCTATGGCCGCGCTCGCCGAGGCACTGCCCGGATCCGGGCCCGTGCGGACCGTCTATTCGAGGTATGGGCACGACGGTTTTCTCATCGAAAATGACCAGGTTGCCGCCATCCTGGAAGAATTCTTAGGCGGCCTCAACGATGCGGCAGAATCAGATGTTCATCGCGCTGGCTGA
- a CDS encoding alpha/beta hydrolase, which produces MTWTPDFLGEGFYQQVLPLYDDDYGPNRAVLVTYLPTAPASFAVLAIHGWNDYFYHYEFAESISQMGGHFYALDLRKYGRSHIDGQMWGYVEDLSDYDEEIHAALDIITTEHGEDMPIFLYGHSTGGLTATLWADRHPGAIAGLILNSPWLEFQGHTAVRMAGQPVLETINKLAPTTIIPQPDDGYYQRLLTGFMSEEERAQLSEQDAADPFLREGGWNPDPRFRHMPTFPIRAGWLRAVTNGHERVAQGLDIRCPILVLTSAKTHYSDIWDDRMRHADTVLNVDQLWKRVPWLGDVVTLVKVPDAIHDVLLSRKSARDYSYKHIRTFVRSVLD; this is translated from the coding sequence ATGACGTGGACACCTGATTTTCTCGGCGAGGGCTTCTACCAGCAAGTCCTTCCCCTGTACGACGACGACTACGGCCCCAACCGCGCAGTTTTGGTGACGTACCTGCCCACTGCGCCGGCGTCGTTTGCTGTGCTCGCGATCCATGGCTGGAACGACTACTTCTACCACTACGAATTTGCCGAGTCGATCTCCCAGATGGGCGGGCACTTCTACGCGCTTGATCTGCGAAAATACGGCCGTTCACACATTGATGGGCAAATGTGGGGTTACGTCGAAGACCTGTCCGATTACGATGAGGAGATTCACGCAGCGCTCGATATCATCACCACCGAGCACGGCGAAGATATGCCAATCTTCCTTTATGGGCACTCCACCGGCGGTCTGACGGCCACGCTGTGGGCCGATCGCCACCCAGGGGCGATCGCCGGGCTTATCCTCAATTCGCCCTGGCTCGAGTTCCAAGGCCACACTGCGGTGCGCATGGCCGGACAGCCCGTGTTGGAGACTATTAACAAACTCGCACCGACTACGATCATCCCGCAGCCCGACGACGGCTACTACCAACGTCTCTTAACGGGTTTCATGAGCGAAGAAGAAAGGGCCCAGCTGAGCGAGCAAGACGCTGCGGATCCGTTCCTGCGCGAGGGCGGCTGGAATCCCGACCCGCGTTTCCGCCACATGCCAACCTTTCCCATCCGGGCCGGCTGGCTTCGGGCGGTGACGAACGGCCACGAGCGCGTCGCCCAGGGCCTCGATATTCGATGCCCGATACTGGTGCTGACCAGCGCGAAGACTCACTACTCCGACATCTGGGACGATCGGATGCGCCACGCCGATACCGTGCTCAACGTCGACCAACTGTGGAAGCGAGTGCCCTGGCTCGGCGATGTGGTCACACTCGTCAAGGTCCCGGACGCGATCCACGACGTGTTGCTTTCCCGCAAGTCGGCTCGGGATTATTCCTACAAGCATATCCGGACGTTCGTCAGGTCAGTCCTGGATTAG